The DNA segment GTATAGAGCGTAGTATTACTTTACCCCCGGGAAGTATTTACTCCCCCACATTAACAATACTATTGCAAAGCGCATATAAAATCAGGGTTTCACCAAAATGGGATACCCTGATTAATTATAAGCAATCTTTTATTACCTATTTTTTAATAATGCGCTTACTTATTATATTTCCTTGTACATCTGTAATTCTGAATATATATATCCCCATTGGTAAACGTGATATGTCAATCGCGTTATTTTGCATAGGGGTTGAATAGATTAAACTACCATCTACATTAAAAATTTCTGTTTTAGAAATTTGCAATACCCCTTCTACAAAAACAATTTTAGTTGCAGGGTTTGGCCAAACTTTAACAGATGACGGTGCTGTGGAGGCCATTGAGGTCGCTGTTAAAACTATTGCTTCAGAAACATCCATATCAGCAACAAGTAATACGGCATCATGAACAGACACAGCGTTTACTGTTACCTGATAGGTGTAACTCCCATTGGGCAATTCGATTGTAGCCTCGCCTGCATAATTTGTCAATATATCTTCTCCAACACTCTCAATTTGTATAAGGGCATTTTCAACAGCTTCCCCGTCCATGGTTACGCTAAAAGTCACCACCCATTTATTAATAGCAAATTCAGCGCTCACATTTATGTCTCCATTTACCGCCATATCGGTTCTGGCCGCTGTTGTTACACCATCACTCCATTGTACAAAATGATAACCTTGATCGGGAACCGCTGTAACTTCTGCACCATCCTGACCGTGATCTACACTCTGCGAGGCAGCACCACTGATAGAACCGTTTACGCCGGCAGTATAGGTAAGACTGTAAGTATTGATAGCAAACTCAGCGCTCACATTTATGTCTGCTTGAACTGACATATCGGATCTGGCAGCTGTTGTTACACCATCGCTCCATTGTACAAAATGATAGCCTTGATTGGGAACCGCTGTTACCTCAGTGCCATCCTGACCGTGTTTTGCACTCTGGGAGGCAGCACCACTGATAGAACCGTTTGCACCGGCAGTGTAGGTAAGGTTGTAAGTATTGATCTCCAACACAGCCGTAAATGTTCTATCTTCGGTTACCGTCAGTACGTAAGGATTATCTGTACTCAATAAACTTCCAGCCTCCTGCCATTCAACAAAATGATAGCCTATGCCCGGAATGCATTTAATTTGCACATTCTCATTTTCGCGAATAATATAACTGCCTGTAATTTCATTATCAGGAAGAAGAACCTCACTTGCACCATTTAAAACTTGTACCAATCCATTAGCCGAGGGTTGCACAATAATATTGTGAACAGGAACAAAATGTGCGCTTATGGTGCGATTACCTGTTGCACTAAATGTCAACGGATTTTCAGATGAAAGTATAGTTCCGCCTTCGCTCCATTCGGTAAAAATATAACCACTGTTAGCGGTAGCTGTTAATGATACAGCGGCATTGTTTTCGTACTGTCCTGCTCCACTTACCATTCCTCCCTCCTGTGGCGCTGTTACACAAGAGACTATTCGCATATCGGGAACATTAAAAAAGTACCGAACGTTTGGGCCGTGGGGACCATAGATGCCATTCTTTTTATAATCTATATAGGTACACGAAAAATTGACCAATGCATCCGATGAAGATGACACAGTTGAAAGGCCATAGGCAGCCTCAATCAAGGGAACTTGCTGAAATTCGGTAGGCCAGGTTTCGTCCTCCGGATATTTTTCTGCGTACATGGCACGTTCGCCTGCTATACTAACAATTATGGTTTCTTTACCCATAGCATTGGCGTGAACATTTACTGCATTTACTGCTTGCCCCTCTGCAAGTGTCAAAATTTCTTCTCCCGGGCTGTTGTCAAGTACCGATTTATACATTATTTTCTGTGGAGAAGATTTAGTTATATAAACAATACGTGGGTTTCCATCGGAATGTCTGCAAATATCCATATAGTTTTTAGCAGCCGAAGAAATAACCACCGGTGCGCCCCAGGCACCATCCACACACGTTCTATAGCCCAATTCTCCGTTACCTTTATTTCTCCAATAAAGTCCGGCTATGGAGCCGTCCTGTTGCTTTATAGCAGAGAAATAGCCCATACCGCTATCAACTCCGGTGTCGCTATAATCGGCTATTGTAATGGTTTGCCAGGCTCCGGTGATGGGATCCCTCCTAAATTCATAAGCTTTTCCGCCATAATCCCACCAGCCGCTATATATGGTAATTAAATGCACCGTTCCATCCTCATCAACCAAAAGGTCTCTTATCACCTTACCGCCCATGGTTTGGCCGGGTGTTTCTATGGCCTCTTGTTGCCATGCGTTACCCGTATATTTATACACATAAATATGGCGCCAAAAGTAGTAGTCCAATGAAATTGAATTTCCATAGTCATAACCTGGTCTAACATCTATGGCAAGAAACAAATCTCCGTTTCCATTTCCCTTAATCATGGCATTGGAAATTTTTCCATCAAATTCAGAGGGGACGGATTGTTCCTGCCAATTCAATCCTTCATCCGAACTGGTTAAATATTTCAACTTATAATTATCCACCACCACCAAATGCAAAGTGCCGGCATTGTCTTTATAAAGATTTGACCTGTGACCATGAGAATAGCCAACATAAGAGGCGGTTGAATAGGATTCTCCGGTAAAAATTTCAGTCTGGTAACTTTGCGCGTTTAAAGTTGAATAAGTGCCTATGCAAAGCAAAGTAAGGATACATAGAAATGATAAATTTTTTTTCATCGCGGTAAATTTCAATTATGAGTAGTCAATAATATATTCTTCTCGCTAAAAATACGTGTGCGATGAATTTGCGTTCGTGCAAAAGGTAAAACGTGCTATAAAAAGGTAAAAAAGCGGGGAACTATTGATTAAACGCCGTGTTTCTCTGACGGAATTCATTGGGGGCAATACCCTCGAATTGCCTGAAAGCCCGCACAAAAGAGGAGTAATTGACGAAGCCCGACATGCCGGCGATTACCGAAAGCGAGTATTGACCGGTTTTGGGATGCGTCATCATTTCTTTCGCCTCCTGTATCCGGTAACGGTTTACGAAAACCGAAAATCGGACACCATGCGCCTGGTTTATCAGACGCGAAATATAAGTACGGTTGGTATTGAGGTGGCGTGCCACGTCCCATATTTTTAGTTCGGGATTGAGGTAAGGGCGTTTTTCGGAAAAATAAATTTCCAGTTTATCTTTTAATCCGTCCGGGATTGTACCGGAGTTTTCGTCTTCCCCGTCATTTGTGTTTTCTTCGGGCAGACTTTTCAGTACGCTTGTATCTTCCGATTCGTCGCTTTCTAAATTTTTAGAGGGAAATATATTAACACTTTGCCGGTTGCTATGATTGCCAATCATGGCAAAGAAGATGCCCAAAAACAGAAACGGGATGGATGACAACATGTCGTTGTCGAGAATATCGCGGCGATGGAACCAATGCACAGCGATACCGGAAATAACGGCCAGCACAAAAAAGATGCCGAGTGTTTTTACCCAATCCAGGGATACCGCTTTAAGCGAAGAATAATAATCTTCAATGGTTTTTTGGTGCTTGTTCACCAGACGAACCGTGGCTATATAATAAACAATAGAAAGAAGTATATAGGATAGTTTGGCTGTTGTGTCAACGAATTTCATCAAGCTAAATTTTCGATACACCTCATCGGCAACAGACGTTTTATTGAGTAGAAATTGATTTATATAATAAAGTTTTTCTTCCGGACTCATAAGTAGCGCGTACAGGATTACCGAGCAACAGAGCAAGATTCCGGCCGGCACGAAATGAATAAAAAGTTGCTTACGTATTTTCGATGGGGTCACAATTTGGAGCACATAAATATAAAATAGCGGAAATAAAGCCAGAGCGGTAAAAAACACAAAGGGGTAAACTATTTTATAGATATGTAATGCTCCACCGTACATGCCTATACCGGAGAGAAATGTAATGCTACCGCACGCCATGAACAAAGCCATGATGAACCTGGGGTTTCGCAATGATATTTTGCTGAATATAAAAGTGAAAAACCAAATAAGGCTTACGATAAAAGGGAATAGCAGAAATATATAGGAATAGTTTAACATGGTTTGTCTTTTATAAACTCACAAATACTGCAGGTTACCTTATTTTATTCTGGCCTTTCTGTTCACAAAATTATACATTATCAAGGAAACAGCAATAATGAGCATTCCTATAATGGGTATGAGTTCGGGTTGTTCATCGGGCAGGAGTAACCAGCTCAATATTGCCCCAAAGATGGGCACTATAAATTTCCAAATATTCAGGTCCGAAACCAATACGCCGGGGCGCTGCAGGAGTTTAAACCATATACTAAAAGCAGCCGCCGAAAGAAAACTAAGCCAGGCCAACGAAATAAAATAGGCAGGTGGATGGTTAAAGCCCGTAAAGGGTTCGTAAAACAAAGAACCTACAAACAACACCAAGCCGCCCAGGCTCATTTGTAAGGCATTTAAGGTAGTAGGTGGAATTTTTCCTTTTTGTCGGGATACGAAAACATTGCCCACGCCCGAGGATATATTGGCTGCAATTAAAATACCCATACCCAACAATTGTTTCAGCTCGTCCTTATCGCTCCATTCCTTATGGTAGGCAATCAGCACGATACCTGCGATGCCCAGGGATATGGTAAGCATTTTGGGTAGGGTTAGCTTGTCGTTTTTCTGCATCAGCGACGATACGATAGCGGCAAACAAGGGCGACGAACCGATGAAGATGGCTGCAATGGCACCAGGAACCAGGCTTACACCGAGGTAAAATAAACTGTACAAAATCATGGTCTGGAACAGCGATATCTTTAGTATAAGCCAAAAATGGTGTTTGATTGCAAGGGTAATGTTTTTCCTGTTTTTAACAAGAGGGAAAAGTATGATTCCCGCTAAAAAAAAGCGTATCCCGGCAAATTGCAGGGGCGTGGTATATTCCAAGCCTATTTTTATTCCTGCAAATGCTGTTGACCAAAGCAAGCAGGCAATGATGGCAAGGAAATAAGTCTGCCTAATGGTATTTTTCATCTCGTCATAAATATTTGTTCTTATTGGTATTTTCCTCATTAAAGGATTAATTCTTTATGGCATTGGAAAGAACTTCGTTTCGATGGAACCAGCCAATAAGGCCTCTCCTCCCGTTTTGGCGGGACAGCTAGTGTTAGAGAAAAGGTACTATTTAACCCTTTAACCTGGGAAAACCAAACGTGATAGCCAATAAGGAAATAAAGCCCATCAAGTAGGGATAAAATAAAAATTGCATTATGCCAAATGGTGTTATTATGGCTCCGGCCAAACCTATCACTGCCAATAGCTGGGCACCATACGGGAGCAGCCCCTGCATAAAGCACGAAAACGTATCCAATATGCTGGCCGACCTACGCGCTGGTATCCCATACTCAGCCGCTATGTCTTTGGCCAGCGGGCCTACCATTAAAATGGTAATGGTATTGTTGGCCGTAAATATATTGACAACCGAGGTGAGAAATGCCAGACTGTACTCGGCACCTTTTTTTGTTTTCGTTTTTTTACTGATAACCCGAATGATAAAATCGATGCCTCCGTTGTATTTGATTATCTCGACCATACCGCCCACCAATATGGAAATAATGATGATTTCGGACATGCTGTCGATACCGTTGCCGATGGAATTTACCATGCCCCAGGCGTCGAAACTACCAATGGAAAGGCCAATAATACCGGATAGAACCGACCCGATTAAAAGCACCAAAAATACATTGGTACCTGCCAGTGCTGCCACGATAACAAATAAGTAGGGTAAAATTTTCAGCCATTGATATTCGATAGAGCCATCGTAAGGAATGGCTATTTGTTCGGGGTTAATAAACAAGTAAATAATAAAGGTGAGTACGGCGGCAGGGAAAACGATGATGAAATTTACTTTAAATTTATCTTTCATCCGGCAGCCCTGTGTTCTGGCTGCGGCAATGGTAGTGTCCGAAATAAAAGAAAGGTTGTCGCCAAACATGGCACCTCCTATCACTGCCCCCAGGACCAGCCCGGCTGACACGCCTGTTTGCTCGGCAATGCCCATGGCTACCGGTGTAAGCGCCACCACTGTGCCCAATGAGGTGCCCACCGAAAGGGAGATAAAACAGCCGATTACAAAAACACCTGCAATTAATATGTTAGCGGGCAACAGGTTAATGCCAATATTTACCGTGGCATCAACAGCGCCCATGGCTTTGGCCAGGCTGGCAAATACACCGGCCAAAATAAAAATCAGGCACATCATCATAATGCCCGAATTTCCCATCCCCTTGAGGTAGGTCTCTATGCGTTCCCTGAATTTGCGTTTGGTGTTCATGCCCAGGGCTACAACCGAGGCCACCAGAAAGGAAACCGGAACGGGCATCTTATAAAAATCGCCCGCAATAACTGAGGAAACCAAATAGAGTATTAAAAATACAATTATGGGCACTAAAGCTAATGCAGGCCGTTTTAGCGGATTGCTGTTCATTGTTTTTTTTGCAAAGAAAGTTATTTTAATTCAAGCACCATGGCTGTCTTGGCTTTGGTATTAATATTTTTTAAATCTATCAGTTTTCGCCCTGATATGATATTTGTTCCATGGGTAAAACCACCCATCACTTCTCTAAACCGCATGCTGTGGACTTTTTTACTGCCTTTGGTATTATTGTTCAGGATTACCATTACGGTTTGATTATCCGTATATCTAAAATAAACATAGATGCCCTCTTCCGGGATAAAATGAAGTGTTTTTCCGTATTTCAGCGCTTCGGACTGTTTGCGGTAATTCAGCAATTTTTTAATATGATTAAAAATATTGTTTTGCTCCCTGGTTCTTCCCTTTAGGGTAAATGCGTTTACGGTATCCGAATCCCATCCACCCGGAAAGTCTAAACGTATTTTATCGTGACCATCCCAACCGTTGCCATCCATCAGCAGTTCTGTTCCGTAATAAATTTGCAGTATGCCACGTATTGTTGCTGCATAGGTAAGTGCCATCTTAAGTTTGGCGATATCATTACCAAGCAGGTGAAATATGCGCCCCTCGTCGTGATTATCGGCAAAAACCATCAGGTTCATCGGCTTCGGGTACAGATGGTCGTTGGCCAAAGCATTGTACAATCGGGCCATTCCGGTCGTCCATCCTTCTGCCTCGTTAAAAGCATATTTAATGGCCTCTTGCAGGGGGAAGTCCATAAGGCTGGGTAAGTGCGAGTTGTAACCGCCCTTGCCGGGGAAGTCCTTTTGCCAGTAACACAATTTAGCCGCCTCGTTAATCCAGCACTCCCCTACCAGGTTAAAATTGGGATATTCGTTTAATATACGTTTCGCCCAAATCGCCATGCTCCGTTTATCGGGATATGGATAGGTATCCATCCGTATGCCTTGCAATCCGGCGTATTCAATCCACCATATGCTGTTTTGTATCAGGTAGGTGAGCAGTAATGGATTTTCTAAATTCAGATCCGGCATGGCGGTGTCGAACCAACCCTTCACCAAAAGTTGCTTATCGGCATCTGAGGCATAAGGGTCGGATATAATGCCTAAACGATTGTTGGAACGCGTAAACTCGGGCCATTGATTTACCCAACTAAACATGGGCAAATCGTTCATCCACCAATGGTGGCTACCACAATGGTTAAACACCATGTCCATTATCATTTTAATGCCCCGTTTGTTGCATTCACGGGTCAGCAGTTTAAATTCCTCGTTAGAACCCAAACGAGCGTCTATCTTATAAAAATCGGTGATGGCATATCCATGGTACGATGCCGAGGGCTGGTTGTTTTCCAACACCGGGGTGAGCCATAAGGCCGTGTAGCCCATCTCCTGGATATAATCCAAATGGCTCAGTATGCCCTGCAAATCGCCGCCGTGCCTTCCGTAGGGGGCAGCTCTGTCCGCTATTTCGCGCATGCCATCCACATGGTTGCTGCTTGGGTTGCCATTGGCAAATCTATCCGGCATAATCAAATAGATGGCATCGCCCGAATCAAAACCTTTGCGCACAGCCGAGTGGGGTTCTCTATTCAGCAAGGGGTAATCGTAGGTACAGATATGGACTCCCTTAATAGTAAAATTTAAGGGGACATTGCCGGCTTGGGCAGCATCATCAATCAGCAAATCGATAAACAGGTAATTGGGATTCTCAACTTTAGTAAGCTTTTGCAAGCTAATACCGGGATAGTCGATACTTACGCGGGCATGTGTTATTTGTGGGCCATACACTAGTAATTGCAGGGCAGATGATTTCATGCCTATCCACCAATTGCCTGGTTCGATGCGATGTATCGGGGATTGTTTTTTTTGAGTTGTGTTATTTGGTAACATAAATGATTCAAATGTTGATATATCAGTTACAGCTCAGGTGCTTACGGGAAATGTATAATTTGTCCAATATTGTTTGTAATTTTAACCATTATGTTCATAATGAAGCTGCTATGCCCTCCATGATTCTAGTGTCCCGTGCCTGTCTCTTATGTGCTTTACGGTTGCTATTTACACCACCATGTTCACAACAAAGGCACTAAGTCCACCATGATTATTAGTGGCTGTTGTGTATCTTTTGTGTTCGTTGTGGTTCATTATTTTTACCACATGAATTAATCAAAGGTAATAATCGCCTATTAAAACCATACATCAATGCCAATAAAAAAGAAACGGTTCTTTACTTGCAGCTTGCAAATAAAGAACCGTTCCATATATTCCATACCGTTATCAACTTATCGCCAAACCGTCTTTGATTCATTAGCTTCCACGCTTACCAACTCATCGTATAAATATAATTCGATGGTTTCTTTGGCATGAGAGATAATTTCCACTTCCTTGGCAGTAACCCTTACTTCCAAATCGTTGCCCTTAAAGGTTATGCGGAAAGCGTATTCCTGCCATTGCTCCGGTATAACCGGGCTTAGGTAGAGCTTCTGGTCGTACGCTCTCTTTCCTCCGAAGCCTTCTACTATCGACATCCATGTGCCGGCCATGCTGGTAATGTGCAAGCCCTCGTGTACTTCGGCGTTGTAATCGTCCAGATCCAAACGCGAGGTACGCAGGTACATTTCGTACGCCTTTTCTATACGCCCGATCTTAGTGGCCAGGATAGAATGCACACAGGGCGACAACGACGACTCGTGGACCGTGCGGGGCTCATAGAAATTAAAGTTCCGTTCAATTTCTTCGTTAGTGAACTCCTCTTCAAACGCATAAATGCCCTGAAGCGTATCAGCCTGTTTGATGAAATTGGAGCGCAAAATCCTATCCCATGACCAGTATTGGTTTATGGGGCGTTGAGCGGGATCCAGGTCGTCGGCCATAAGTTGCTCTTTATCCATAAAACCGTCCTGCTGCATAATCACATCCAACTCCTGGTTGTAAGGGAAATGCATATTGCCCATGATATCTTTCCAACGTTGCGTTTCCTCGCCGGAGTTGAAGTTCATCTTGGCAACCAACTCTTTGTAACGGGCAGGGTGGCTGTCCTTTACATAGTTGAGTGCTTCCATTGTATATTTCATACACCAAACAGCTATCTTGTTGGTATACCAGTTGTTGTTGATATTGTTTTCGTACTCATTAGGTCCGGTAACGCCCAGCATCACAAACTGATTTTTTGCCTCTGAAAAAGTAATGCGCTGACTCCAGAACCGGGAGATAGCCACCAATACTTCCAGCCCATATTCTTCGAGATACTTATAATCACCTGTATGGCGAATATAGTTATGAATGGCATAAGCCATGGCTCCGTTACGGTGCACCTCCATAAAGGTAATTTCCCATTCGTTGTGGCACTCCTCGCCATTGGCTGTAACCATGGGGTATAGCGCCGCACCATCTGTAAATCCCAGCTTTGCTGCATTTTCGATCGCTTTTTGCAGATGCTTGTATCGGTAAATGAGCAGCTGGCGGGTTACCTGCGAAGGCGAAGTCATTAAAAAGAAAGGGATACAATAAGCCTCGGTGTCCCAGTAAGTTGTACCTCCGTATTTTTCGCCGGTAAAACCTTTGGGTCCAACGTTTAACCTTTCGTCTTCGCCTGTATAAGTTTGGTTCAGATGGAAGATATTAAAGCGAATGCCCTGCTGCGCTTCTACATCGCCTTTTATTTTTATGTCGCTGTGCACCCACTTATCTTCCCATTTTTGTTTATGGTCGGCAAACAATTGGTCAAAGCCTTTTTTGTACGCACATGTTGCCAGTTCTACCGCATTGCTCCTTAGCACGTCCGTTGCATAGTTGAGCGATGAGGTAACCCCCACAAATTTTTCCAGACAGGCCTTTTCACCTTCTTTCACTTCAAGCTCTATACGGTTGCCCACCCATTTGGCCGATTGGATAAGCTCGGGCTTGGTAGTTACCGCTTTACCGTTAACCGTGGCTTGGTATCGCATGGCAAAGCCACAGCGAAAATCTGATTTTTTTGTTTGCGACTCCAGATAGGCCGCTCCTTCACTTGCATCAACATCCAGAATATTCCAGAACTTCTCGTCGTAATTGCTGTCTTCATTCTCTATATCGCCATCGATATAAGGCGTAAAACTAATTTTTCCGCTAAAATTTACTGGCGTTACTTCGTAACGTATGGCGCCATTTTCGGTGTCGGCCATGCTTACAAAGCGCTGTGCTTTTACGTGTATTTTTTTATTACCGTCCAGGGTGGCATCAAATTCCCTTTGCAGGTAACCCTCTTTCATATTCAAGGTACGCACAAAGTTTTCCACATCGCAGTAGTTTAAATCCAGTTCGGTGCCATCGACATGTACGTTAATACCTATCCAGTTGGGTGAGTTGAGCACTTTAGCAAAGTACTCCGGATAACCATTTTTCCACCAGCCTACCCTGGTTTTGTCGGGATAATACACACCTGCCACATAGCTCCCTTGCAAGCTAGATCCTGAATATTTCTCTTCAAAATTCGCCCGTTGGCCCATTTTACCGTTTCCGATGCTAAAAATACTTTCAGAAGCTCGGTGGTTGGCGGGATCAAAACCTTCCTCTATTACGCACCATTCGTCGGGTCTCAAATATTTTTTCATATTTTTTAATTTAGTATCAGGATTTAAGTATCAAGTATTAAGATGACTAAAACCATGGATTACACCAGTAAATTTTTCAGTCTTCATCTTTAATCTTCTTTTACTTTATCATGATAGTTATATCAATTTTTTATTTTTTCTCTATAATGCTAATGGCATAACCTCCACCCGGAGCACAATATTGCTTCAGTTTTGTATTGCTGCTTACCGTTTTTTGCTTAATCTGATAAGCTTTAGGATTGTCCTTGTAATGGGCCTCTTTTTTATCGCTGTAAATGGTAGCAATATATTTTTTACCCGGTGTAAGAAAATCCAGTTTTATGCTTGAGGTACGTGCCTCCTCATCGTTAGTACGGCCAACGAACCAATTGTCTGATCCCTTTTCTTTTCGCGCATAAGTAATGTAATCGCCCGGTTCGGCTTCCAAAACTTTGGTGTCGTCCCAATCTAAAGGCACATCTTTAATAAACTGAAAAGCATCCAGGTATTTATTATAAGTCTCAGGCAAGTCGGCCGCCATTTGCAATGGACTGTACATGGTAACGTATAGCGCCAACTGACGGGCAATGGTACTGCGCACATACGATGTGTTGTCGGGATTGTATTTGCTGATATCGGTTTCGAAGATGCCGGGCGTATAATCCATCGGTCCGCCAATCAATCGGGTAAATGGCAGTATTGTTGTATGATCGGGGCTGTTGCCGCCAAAGGATTCATACTCGGTGCCACGAGCCGATTCGTTACCAATCAGGTTGGGATAGGTACGGCTCAAGCCTGTTGGGCGTACCGCTTCGTGCGCATTGACCATGATTTTATAATCGGCTGCTTTTTTTACCGCATATAAATAATGGTTCACCATCCATTGGCCGTAATGCGTTTCGCCACGGGGGATGATATCGCCCACGTAACCGCTCTTTACCGAATTATATCCATTATCTACCATAAATTGATAAGCCTGGTCCAAATGGCGCTCATAGTTACGCACGGATCCGGATGTTTCGTGATGCATCATGAGGCGTACTCCTTTGCTTTTTGCATAGTCGCGCAGCAGCTCCAAATCAAAATCGGGATACGGCGTAACAAAGTCGAACACGTAATCCTTCGATTTGCCAAACCAATCTTCCCAACCTTCGTTCCAACCTTCTACCAATACGGCATCAAAACCATGCTCTGCGGCAAAGTCGATATGCATTTTAACATGGGCCGTGTTGGCTGCATGTGTGTCGTTGGGTTCTACTTTGGAGTAATCCGTTTCGCCCAATTTTACGCTGGGTATATCGGCATAAGCCCAGCTGCTTTTTCCGGTAATCATCTCCCACCAAACGCCAATGTATTTTACCGGCTTTATCCACGAGGTGTTTTCATAAGCACATGGCTCATTTAAGTTAAGGGTAATGTGCGACATCAAAATATCAGCTGCATCATCACTTGCAATAACGGTACGCCATGGGGTATGGCAGGGCGCCTGCATGTGTCCTTTGTCGCCGCGGGCATCGGGAGTAAGGTACGACTCAAAAACCATGTTTTCGTCATCCAGCTCTAAGTGCATACAGGAATACTCCACTAAAGCCGCCTCGTGCAGGTTAATGAACAGCCCATCGTCTGTTTTCATCATGAGGGAGGTTTGTACCCCGGTATCTGAAAATGGTGTTTGCGAAGCGTTGGGCGTAATAGCCTCATCCATCAAACCTCTGATTTCAGATAGTTTTGAGGTCGTGTAAGAGTATTCCTGGGTGTCAAAATCGCCGGGTATCCAAAAAGCTTTATGATCGCCGGTCATGGCAAATTGTGTTTTCTCTTCCTTTATCACAAAATAAATCAGATTGTCCTGCTCCGGGAACTCATAACGGAATCCCAGTCCATCATTGAACAAACGAAAACGGATAAGCATAGTACGTTCGGTAGCATTTTGCTTCAAGGTAACCACCATTTCATTATAATGATTCCTAATTTCCTTTACCTCGCCCCATACTGGCTGCCAGGTTTCGTCAAAGGTAGATTTACCTGTATTGCTCAGCTCAAATCCATCCAGTAAAGACTCCGTATCTTTAAGCTCCAAACCCAGCTTGCTTTCTTTAATAACTACTTTGCCGTTGAGCTGGAGTTGGTAAACGGGTACCCCTTCTTTTACGTCAAAATTTAACAGGAATTTCCCGTTTGGCGATTTAATTTCCTCCGCCTTAACACTGAAGGATATTAAAACAATTAAAATAAATAAAAATTGCTTCTTCATAATTACATATTTTTGTTGGTTTGCCAGAAGCAAACGCTTATTTTTCGTTTAACGCGTATAGTTTTTGCATGTTCATTTGGTGCAATCCGTCTATTATTAAATGTGCTTTGCCCAATACATCGGCTTTACCTATGCCCACGCATTTCATTCCTCCGGAAAGGGCTGCTTCTACACCTGCTTCGGCATCTTCGAACACCACGCAATTATCCGGCTGAACACCCAGAGCTTCAGCTGCTTTTAAAAACACTTCAGGATCCGGTTTCGCTTTGCTCACTTTCGTTCCGTCGATAATAGCTTCAAAATAATTAGTCAACTTTAGTCGTTCCAAAATGGTCATCGCATTTTTACTGGCCGATCCCAGAGCTATCCTTACGCCCTCTTCTTTTAAAGTATCCAAAAATGCTTTTGTGCCGGGGAGTATTTCTTCAGGACCCATTTTTAGGATGTAGGTCAAATAATTTTCGTTTTTACGGGTAGCCAGGGCAAGCTTTTCATCCTCACTCTTATTCACTTTACCTATCGAAAGCAGTATATCCAACGAGGTCATCCGACTT comes from the Saccharicrinis carchari genome and includes:
- a CDS encoding InlB B-repeat-containing protein, with amino-acid sequence MKKNLSFLCILTLLCIGTYSTLNAQSYQTEIFTGESYSTASYVGYSHGHRSNLYKDNAGTLHLVVVDNYKLKYLTSSDEGLNWQEQSVPSEFDGKISNAMIKGNGNGDLFLAIDVRPGYDYGNSISLDYYFWRHIYVYKYTGNAWQQEAIETPGQTMGGKVIRDLLVDEDGTVHLITIYSGWWDYGGKAYEFRRDPITGAWQTITIADYSDTGVDSGMGYFSAIKQQDGSIAGLYWRNKGNGELGYRTCVDGAWGAPVVISSAAKNYMDICRHSDGNPRIVYITKSSPQKIMYKSVLDNSPGEEILTLAEGQAVNAVNVHANAMGKETIIVSIAGERAMYAEKYPEDETWPTEFQQVPLIEAAYGLSTVSSSSDALVNFSCTYIDYKKNGIYGPHGPNVRYFFNVPDMRIVSCVTAPQEGGMVSGAGQYENNAAVSLTATANSGYIFTEWSEGGTILSSENPLTFSATGNRTISAHFVPVHNIIVQPSANGLVQVLNGASEVLLPDNEITGSYIIRENENVQIKCIPGIGYHFVEWQEAGSLLSTDNPYVLTVTEDRTFTAVLEINTYNLTYTAGANGSISGAASQSAKHGQDGTEVTAVPNQGYHFVQWSDGVTTAARSDMSVQADINVSAEFAINTYSLTYTAGVNGSISGAASQSVDHGQDGAEVTAVPDQGYHFVQWSDGVTTAARTDMAVNGDINVSAEFAINKWVVTFSVTMDGEAVENALIQIESVGEDILTNYAGEATIELPNGSYTYQVTVNAVSVHDAVLLVADMDVSEAIVLTATSMASTAPSSVKVWPNPATKIVFVEGVLQISKTEIFNVDGSLIYSTPMQNNAIDISRLPMGIYIFRITDVQGNIISKRIIKK
- a CDS encoding DMT family transporter, whose translation is MKNTIRQTYFLAIIACLLWSTAFAGIKIGLEYTTPLQFAGIRFFLAGIILFPLVKNRKNITLAIKHHFWLILKISLFQTMILYSLFYLGVSLVPGAIAAIFIGSSPLFAAIVSSLMQKNDKLTLPKMLTISLGIAGIVLIAYHKEWSDKDELKQLLGMGILIAANISSGVGNVFVSRQKGKIPPTTLNALQMSLGGLVLFVGSLFYEPFTGFNHPPAYFISLAWLSFLSAAAFSIWFKLLQRPGVLVSDLNIWKFIVPIFGAILSWLLLPDEQPELIPIIGMLIIAVSLIMYNFVNRKARIK
- a CDS encoding helix-turn-helix domain-containing protein, whose translation is MLNYSYIFLLFPFIVSLIWFFTFIFSKISLRNPRFIMALFMACGSITFLSGIGMYGGALHIYKIVYPFVFFTALALFPLFYIYVLQIVTPSKIRKQLFIHFVPAGILLCCSVILYALLMSPEEKLYYINQFLLNKTSVADEVYRKFSLMKFVDTTAKLSYILLSIVYYIATVRLVNKHQKTIEDYYSSLKAVSLDWVKTLGIFFVLAVISGIAVHWFHRRDILDNDMLSSIPFLFLGIFFAMIGNHSNRQSVNIFPSKNLESDESEDTSVLKSLPEENTNDGEDENSGTIPDGLKDKLEIYFSEKRPYLNPELKIWDVARHLNTNRTYISRLINQAHGVRFSVFVNRYRIQEAKEMMTHPKTGQYSLSVIAGMSGFVNYSSFVRAFRQFEGIAPNEFRQRNTAFNQ
- a CDS encoding Na+/H+ antiporter NhaC family protein; the encoded protein is MNSNPLKRPALALVPIIVFLILYLVSSVIAGDFYKMPVPVSFLVASVVALGMNTKRKFRERIETYLKGMGNSGIMMMCLIFILAGVFASLAKAMGAVDATVNIGINLLPANILIAGVFVIGCFISLSVGTSLGTVVALTPVAMGIAEQTGVSAGLVLGAVIGGAMFGDNLSFISDTTIAAARTQGCRMKDKFKVNFIIVFPAAVLTFIIYLFINPEQIAIPYDGSIEYQWLKILPYLFVIVAALAGTNVFLVLLIGSVLSGIIGLSIGSFDAWGMVNSIGNGIDSMSEIIIISILVGGMVEIIKYNGGIDFIIRVISKKTKTKKGAEYSLAFLTSVVNIFTANNTITILMVGPLAKDIAAEYGIPARRSASILDTFSCFMQGLLPYGAQLLAVIGLAGAIITPFGIMQFLFYPYLMGFISLLAITFGFPRLKG